The following proteins are encoded in a genomic region of Rhodoferax aquaticus:
- a CDS encoding nitrate reductase, giving the protein MKETRSTCPYCGVGCGVIIHSEGAQITGVKGDPQHPANFGRLCSKGSTLQLSATAEVTLQTRLLQPLQRLVRGSTPQPVTWDSALHTATTKFAQIIRDYGPDAVGFYVSGQLLTEDYYVFNKLAKGLIGTNNIDTNSRLCMSSAVAGYKKTLGADAPPNCYDDVQFAQTLFIAGSNTAFAHPVLFRRIEDARRANPTQKMVVVDVRRTDTAEVADLFLQIQPGTDVMLFHGMLHLMLWEGWVDPAYMRAHTSGFDALKATVRDYTPDAVAATCGIRKEDLVLASRWFAGVDDSDVAHSRTPTLSLYCQGLNQSSAGTAKNAALINLHLACGQIGKPGAGPFSLTGQPNAMGGREVGGLANLLSAHRDLANPAHRAEVAALWGVSQVPDKPGKTAVEMFQAAADGEIKALWIACTNPAQSMPDQATVRRALERAEFVVLQEAFATTATCAYADLLLPATTWGEKDGTVTNSERRISRVRPAVAAPGDAHHGPRHDWAIAVDFAQRLEKLLVASTVPIEGLNQAQPTRSLFPYPTPESVWNEHRESTRGRDLDITGMSYQQLEERPLQWPMREGQSAGAQRLYEDGVFPTADGRAHFANVVYKPVAEARDARFPFSLTTGRLRDQWHGMSRTGTVGRLFGHVSEPAVLMHPQDMARRLLKEGDLVHLSSKRGAVVLPVQASKALAMSQLFMAMHWGEEFVSGLGAKGQRLSGVNALTTSAFCPDSKQPEFKHAAVKVVKAELPWSLVAMAWLPDAYALTARRALQSLMAEFAYASCVPFANAVALDSTAARQGVLFKASHAEAIGPEALQRIAAVLQLDGADVVRYDDPKRGQQRRLRRRMEGTDTRLEGFLLAGDTRAQRWIAPLLQGELPVQSYGRALLSPGATPPIPVASAGTVVCTCFNVTDQQIHSTLSLCEGSPTQRLQSLQTALQCGTNCGSCLPQLQGLVRRSADMRSETP; this is encoded by the coding sequence GTGAAAGAAACTCGCTCTACCTGCCCCTACTGCGGTGTAGGCTGCGGCGTCATCATCCACAGCGAGGGTGCGCAGATCACCGGCGTCAAGGGCGACCCGCAGCACCCGGCCAACTTCGGGCGACTGTGCTCCAAAGGCAGCACCTTGCAACTGAGCGCCACCGCGGAAGTCACCTTGCAAACCCGGCTGCTGCAACCACTGCAGCGCCTAGTGCGAGGCAGCACGCCACAGCCAGTCACATGGGACAGCGCCCTGCACACAGCCACCACGAAGTTTGCCCAGATCATCCGGGACTACGGGCCCGACGCCGTGGGCTTTTACGTGAGTGGCCAATTGCTCACCGAGGACTACTACGTCTTCAACAAGCTGGCCAAGGGGCTGATAGGCACCAACAACATCGACACCAACTCCCGCTTGTGCATGAGCAGCGCCGTAGCGGGCTACAAAAAGACCTTGGGCGCGGATGCGCCTCCCAACTGCTATGACGATGTGCAGTTCGCGCAGACCCTGTTCATTGCGGGCTCCAACACTGCTTTTGCCCACCCGGTCTTGTTTCGCCGCATCGAAGATGCTAGGCGTGCCAACCCCACGCAAAAAATGGTGGTGGTCGACGTACGGCGCACCGACACGGCGGAAGTGGCTGACCTGTTCTTGCAAATTCAACCCGGCACCGATGTGATGCTGTTTCACGGTATGCTGCACCTCATGCTGTGGGAGGGCTGGGTAGACCCTGCCTACATGCGCGCCCACACCAGCGGTTTTGACGCCCTCAAAGCCACGGTGCGCGACTACACGCCGGATGCGGTAGCCGCTACCTGTGGCATTCGCAAAGAGGATTTGGTGCTGGCCAGCCGCTGGTTTGCAGGGGTCGATGACAGCGACGTGGCCCACAGCCGGACCCCGACACTGAGTCTGTATTGCCAAGGTCTCAACCAAAGCAGCGCAGGCACCGCCAAGAACGCAGCCCTCATCAACCTGCACCTCGCCTGCGGCCAAATTGGCAAACCGGGAGCGGGCCCGTTTTCGCTGACAGGGCAACCCAACGCGATGGGCGGCCGCGAGGTCGGCGGATTGGCGAACTTGCTCAGCGCGCACCGCGACCTGGCTAACCCCGCACACCGCGCAGAAGTAGCGGCCCTGTGGGGCGTTTCACAGGTGCCCGACAAGCCAGGCAAAACAGCGGTGGAAATGTTCCAAGCCGCCGCAGACGGAGAAATCAAAGCGCTGTGGATTGCCTGCACCAACCCTGCCCAAAGCATGCCAGACCAAGCCACGGTGCGCCGGGCACTGGAACGCGCCGAGTTCGTGGTGCTGCAAGAGGCGTTCGCCACCACCGCCACCTGCGCCTATGCCGACCTCTTGCTTCCCGCCACCACCTGGGGAGAAAAAGACGGCACGGTCACCAACAGCGAACGGCGTATTTCACGCGTGCGCCCCGCTGTGGCAGCCCCTGGCGACGCCCACCATGGCCCACGCCATGATTGGGCCATTGCCGTGGACTTTGCCCAGCGCTTAGAGAAGCTCTTGGTCGCGTCTACAGTGCCTATCGAAGGGCTAAACCAAGCTCAGCCCACGCGGAGCTTGTTCCCGTATCCCACCCCCGAATCGGTGTGGAACGAGCACCGCGAGTCCACGCGGGGCCGCGACCTGGACATTACTGGCATGTCTTACCAGCAACTCGAAGAGCGCCCACTGCAATGGCCCATGCGCGAAGGGCAATCCGCAGGGGCACAACGGCTGTACGAAGACGGGGTGTTTCCCACTGCGGACGGTCGGGCTCACTTTGCCAATGTGGTCTACAAACCCGTTGCCGAAGCCCGAGACGCGCGCTTCCCCTTTTCCCTCACGACAGGCCGCCTGCGCGACCAGTGGCATGGCATGAGCCGCACCGGTACTGTCGGACGCCTGTTTGGCCACGTATCCGAACCAGCGGTGCTCATGCATCCCCAGGATATGGCACGCAGGCTATTGAAAGAAGGTGACTTGGTGCACCTGAGCAGCAAGCGGGGCGCGGTGGTGCTTCCCGTGCAAGCCAGCAAAGCGCTGGCCATGAGTCAGCTGTTTATGGCCATGCACTGGGGCGAAGAGTTTGTCAGCGGCCTAGGCGCCAAGGGACAGCGCCTGTCGGGCGTGAATGCATTGACGACGTCCGCGTTCTGCCCGGACTCTAAGCAACCAGAATTCAAACATGCGGCCGTCAAGGTAGTAAAGGCCGAGCTACCGTGGAGCCTGGTGGCGATGGCGTGGCTACCAGACGCCTATGCGCTGACTGCCAGGCGTGCTTTGCAGTCGCTCATGGCCGAGTTTGCCTATGCCAGCTGCGTGCCGTTTGCCAACGCAGTGGCCCTAGACAGCACAGCGGCGCGCCAAGGTGTCTTGTTCAAAGCTTCCCATGCCGAGGCGATTGGCCCCGAGGCCTTGCAACGCATTGCTGCCGTCTTGCAACTCGATGGGGCAGATGTCGTGCGCTATGACGACCCCAAGCGCGGCCAACAGCGACGCCTGCGCCGTCGGATGGAGGGCACTGATACCCGTTTGGAAGGTTTCTTGCTCGCAGGCGATACCCGCGCCCAGCGCTGGATCGCGCCCTTGCTGCAAGGTGAGCTTCCCGTGCAATCTTATGGACGCGCCCTGCTGTCACCGGGTGCGACGCCCCCTATCCCTGTGGCGTCTGCGGGGACCGTCGTCTGCACCTGTTTCAATGTGACTGATCAGCAGATACACAGCACCTTGTCGCTGTGCGAGGGATCTCCCACCCAGCGCCTGCAAAGCCTACAAACCGCTTTGCAGTGCGGAACCAACTGCGGTTCTTGCTTGCCGCAACTGCAGGGCTTGGTGCGCCGCAGTGCAGACATGAGGTCCGAAACACCATAG
- a CDS encoding hemerythrin domain-containing protein produces the protein MTSRSPIPFPGQPTPSVGFEAPFDMLSACHERVERSLALLERLMVHVARMGADASARQAALDVMRYFDLAAPLHHQDEELHVFPRLLAGPDVALQQLAHRLIAEHRSMELAWQEARASLVALVEETSGGEQAIGPPQRPVWPTDAQLAQLRAFAQLYRRHLSDEDRLVYPVALSHLDPSSLQHMGEEMEARRRAS, from the coding sequence ATGACGTCCCGCAGCCCTATTCCTTTTCCTGGCCAACCTACCCCTTCGGTCGGGTTTGAAGCGCCTTTTGACATGCTGAGTGCGTGCCATGAACGTGTGGAGCGTTCGCTCGCACTGTTGGAGCGCCTCATGGTGCATGTTGCCCGCATGGGGGCAGATGCGTCCGCTCGCCAAGCGGCCCTTGATGTCATGCGCTACTTTGACCTCGCGGCGCCCTTGCACCACCAAGATGAGGAGTTGCATGTGTTCCCGAGGCTTTTGGCAGGCCCAGATGTGGCACTGCAGCAGTTGGCGCACCGCTTGATAGCGGAGCACCGGTCCATGGAGTTGGCCTGGCAAGAGGCCCGAGCAAGCTTGGTGGCACTGGTGGAGGAGACCTCTGGCGGCGAACAAGCTATAGGTCCGCCACAGCGCCCTGTTTGGCCTACCGATGCACAGCTTGCTCAGCTTCGTGCATTTGCCCAGCTGTATCGCCGCCATCTCAGCGATGAAGACCGTTTGGTGTATCCCGTGGCGTTGAGCCACCTGGACCCATCCAGCCTCCAGCACATGGGCGAGGAGATGGAAGCGCGGCGCAGGGCGTCTTAG
- a CDS encoding sarcosine oxidase subunit beta family protein, translated as MRGQHYSLWSLLKHGFKNHTTWEPAWERVALKPAYDVIVVGGGGHGLATAYYLAKNHPGVGKIAVLEKGYLGGGNTARNTTIVRSNYLWDESAAIYEHSLKLWESLTEDLNFNVMFSQRGVFNLGHTLQDMRDIERRVNANALQGIDAHVLNAKEVQEKIPQLDCSASRRYPVLGASWQPRGGVAHHDAVARGFARAASRLGVDLIEGCEVSGMDIEGGRIRGLQTNQGYVKAGRVGCVAAGHSSVLARMAGLRMPLESHPLQAFVSESMQRVIDTVIMSNAVHGYLSQSDKGELVIGAGIDSYLGYGQRGSPHVIEHTAAAIIEMFPQFSRVRMNRQWGGIVDVTPDACPIISKTAVKDLFFNCGWGTGGFKATPGSGHVFADMLATGEPNALAQAFSVGRFHSGHLIDEHGAAGVAH; from the coding sequence ATGCGCGGCCAACACTATTCACTCTGGAGCCTGCTCAAGCACGGCTTTAAAAACCACACCACCTGGGAGCCCGCTTGGGAACGGGTGGCCTTGAAGCCCGCTTACGACGTCATCGTCGTGGGCGGTGGCGGCCATGGTCTGGCCACGGCTTACTACCTGGCCAAGAACCATCCCGGCGTGGGCAAGATTGCCGTGCTGGAAAAAGGCTACTTGGGCGGCGGCAACACTGCGCGCAACACCACCATCGTGCGCTCTAACTACCTGTGGGACGAGTCCGCAGCGATTTATGAACACTCCCTCAAACTGTGGGAAAGCCTCACGGAAGACCTGAACTTCAATGTGATGTTCAGCCAGCGCGGCGTGTTCAACCTAGGCCACACCCTGCAAGACATGCGCGACATTGAGCGCCGTGTGAACGCCAACGCACTCCAAGGCATTGACGCCCACGTGCTCAACGCCAAAGAAGTGCAAGAAAAAATACCGCAGCTAGACTGCAGCGCCAGCCGCCGCTACCCCGTCTTGGGCGCCAGCTGGCAACCCCGCGGCGGTGTCGCCCACCATGACGCGGTAGCACGCGGTTTTGCGCGTGCTGCTAGCCGCTTGGGCGTAGACCTGATTGAAGGCTGCGAAGTCAGCGGCATGGACATCGAAGGCGGCCGCATCCGTGGCCTGCAAACCAACCAAGGCTACGTCAAAGCAGGTCGCGTGGGCTGTGTCGCTGCAGGGCACTCCTCGGTACTCGCCCGCATGGCCGGGCTGCGCATGCCACTAGAGAGCCACCCCCTGCAAGCCTTTGTCTCCGAGTCCATGCAACGCGTGATTGACACCGTCATCATGTCTAACGCGGTGCACGGGTACTTGAGCCAGTCCGACAAAGGCGAGCTGGTCATCGGCGCCGGCATCGACAGCTACCTAGGCTACGGCCAGCGCGGCAGCCCGCACGTGATCGAACACACGGCCGCAGCCATCATTGAAATGTTCCCGCAGTTCTCCCGCGTGCGCATGAACCGCCAATGGGGCGGCATTGTGGACGTGACGCCAGACGCCTGCCCCATCATTTCCAAGACCGCGGTGAAAGACCTGTTCTTCAACTGCGGCTGGGGCACCGGTGGCTTCAAAGCCACCCCCGGCTCTGGCCATGTCTTTGCAGACATGCTGGCCACGGGAGAACCCAATGCCTTGGCCCAAGCCTTCTCGGTAGGCCGCTTCCACAGTGGCCACCTCATCGATGAACACGGCGCCGCTGGCGTCGCACATTGA
- a CDS encoding sarcosine oxidase subunit delta has product MYLLHCPHCGEMRDEEEFSYAGEAYIPRPAQPESVDDATWGDYVFFRKNTKGWFWEQWQHTAACRKVFAVKRNTATYEVAGSWTLAEGKPLYLADMAKETSV; this is encoded by the coding sequence ATGTACCTTTTGCACTGCCCTCACTGCGGCGAAATGCGGGACGAAGAAGAGTTCAGCTACGCCGGTGAAGCCTACATTCCCCGCCCTGCCCAGCCTGAATCCGTTGACGACGCGACCTGGGGCGACTACGTGTTCTTTCGCAAAAACACCAAAGGCTGGTTTTGGGAACAGTGGCAACACACTGCCGCCTGCCGCAAGGTGTTTGCGGTCAAACGCAACACTGCCACGTATGAAGTCGCCGGAAGCTGGACCTTGGCCGAAGGCAAGCCCCTGTATCTGGCCGACATGGCCAAGGAGACCTCGGTATGA
- a CDS encoding sarcosine oxidase subunit alpha family protein encodes MSAARVPHSAARIDSTRTISFTFDGRSYSGHPGDTLASALLANGVRRMARSFKYGRPRGIIGAGAEEPNALVQLGTGALTAPNIKATQAELYAGLSATSTSGWPSLDFDLKSVLGQGSRFMPAGFYSKTFKWPRKLWPAYEAVIRKFAGFGSAPTVPDTESYDHLHHHVDVLVVGGGAAGLLAALQSGRAGLKTLLLDEQNELGGWLLSDPTAHIDGRSSDAYVRSVRAALADMPHVTVLTRTTAFGMYEQNMVQAVELVQDHLAPEERQAHLPRHRLHKIRAHHVVLATGAIERPLVFGNNDVPGVMTVSAGQTFFQRYGVLVGKRIVICGTSDLIHDCAEALAKAGAHVTVADVRHAAKARSSRYTVMAGYGIAEVSGGSEVKGVRLVPLDALRDVAVGGGTHIACDTVLSSGGLSPTVHLFCHDGSRPTWDEQAAAFVVPRTGRKGIACVGAVTGAFELQDALSQTTEAMQQVLALLGKPTQLPTPQCAPVHRLAARPMFRLPDGKPEGAGAKAFVDYQNDVSAADIELAVRENYHSIEHVKRYTALGFGTDQGKLSNVNGFVITARALKRPVGEVGTTTYRPAYTPVSLGALAGTMREECFDPSRYTAIHASHVARQAALEPVGQWLRPWYFPKPGEDLHAAVNRECLAARNGVGVMDASTLGKIQIDGPDAREFLNRIYSNAWSQLAVGKCRYGLMLDENGMVMDDGVTACIEANQFYMTTTTGGAARVLNWLERWHQTEWPELKVWMTSVTDHWSTIALVGPKARAVLSKLCTDIDLSAENFKFMDWRGGTVAGLPARVFRVSFSGELSYELNVESGFGHALWEAVMAAGAEFDITPYGTETMHVLRAEKGFIIVGQDTDGSMSPLDLDMAWAVGMKKPFSFLGKRSLSRSDTAREGRKQLVGLLPVDPNAVLIEGAQIMESAVAQPHGNNQMLGHVTSSYHSAFLGRSIAMAVVAGGLQRKDQILHVHAHGQVTPVKVSGSVFVDEKGDRQNV; translated from the coding sequence ATGAGCGCAGCACGCGTTCCCCACAGTGCTGCCCGCATCGACAGCACACGCACCATCAGCTTCACATTTGACGGCCGCTCATACAGCGGCCATCCAGGCGATACGCTGGCCTCGGCACTGCTGGCCAATGGCGTGCGCCGCATGGCGCGCAGCTTCAAATATGGTCGGCCACGCGGCATCATCGGTGCGGGTGCCGAAGAGCCCAATGCCTTGGTGCAGCTAGGCACGGGCGCACTCACAGCACCCAACATCAAGGCCACACAGGCCGAGCTCTATGCGGGCTTGAGCGCCACCTCCACGTCAGGCTGGCCCTCGCTGGACTTCGATCTGAAGTCTGTGCTGGGCCAAGGCTCACGCTTCATGCCTGCAGGCTTTTACAGCAAAACCTTCAAGTGGCCTCGCAAGCTGTGGCCTGCCTATGAAGCTGTGATTCGCAAGTTTGCAGGCTTTGGCAGCGCTCCCACCGTGCCCGACACCGAAAGCTATGACCACTTGCACCACCATGTGGATGTGTTGGTGGTAGGCGGTGGGGCAGCAGGCTTGCTGGCTGCGTTGCAAAGCGGCAGAGCAGGTTTAAAGACGTTGTTGCTCGACGAGCAAAACGAACTGGGCGGATGGCTCTTGTCTGACCCAACGGCCCACATCGATGGCCGCAGCAGCGACGCTTATGTGCGCTCGGTGCGCGCTGCCCTGGCCGACATGCCGCATGTGACGGTGCTCACCCGCACCACTGCATTTGGCATGTACGAGCAAAACATGGTGCAAGCGGTAGAGCTGGTACAAGACCACCTGGCCCCTGAGGAGCGCCAAGCCCACCTGCCGCGCCACCGCCTGCACAAGATCCGCGCGCACCACGTGGTCTTGGCCACCGGCGCGATTGAGCGCCCCCTGGTGTTTGGCAACAACGATGTTCCCGGCGTGATGACAGTGTCTGCCGGTCAAACCTTCTTCCAACGCTATGGCGTTTTGGTGGGTAAACGCATTGTCATTTGCGGCACCAGTGACTTGATTCACGACTGCGCAGAAGCCTTGGCCAAAGCAGGCGCCCATGTCACGGTGGCCGATGTGCGGCATGCAGCCAAAGCCCGCAGCAGCCGCTACACCGTGATGGCTGGCTACGGCATTGCCGAGGTCAGCGGCGGCAGCGAAGTCAAGGGCGTGCGCTTGGTGCCATTGGACGCTCTGCGCGACGTGGCCGTCGGTGGTGGCACCCATATTGCCTGCGACACCGTACTCAGTTCCGGCGGTCTGTCACCGACCGTGCACTTGTTTTGCCACGACGGCAGCCGCCCCACATGGGATGAGCAAGCAGCCGCCTTTGTGGTGCCACGCACGGGGCGCAAAGGCATTGCCTGCGTGGGCGCAGTCACCGGGGCCTTCGAACTTCAAGATGCGTTGAGCCAAACCACAGAAGCCATGCAGCAAGTGCTGGCGCTGTTGGGCAAACCCACACAGCTGCCAACACCCCAATGCGCGCCTGTGCATCGCCTGGCCGCTCGCCCCATGTTCCGCCTGCCGGACGGCAAACCCGAAGGTGCCGGAGCCAAAGCCTTTGTGGACTACCAGAACGACGTGAGCGCTGCGGACATCGAGCTGGCCGTTCGCGAAAACTACCACTCCATCGAGCACGTCAAACGCTACACCGCCCTAGGCTTTGGCACCGACCAAGGCAAGTTGTCCAATGTGAACGGCTTTGTCATCACCGCCCGCGCGCTCAAGCGCCCGGTGGGCGAAGTGGGCACCACCACCTACCGCCCTGCCTACACCCCCGTCAGCTTGGGCGCACTCGCGGGCACCATGCGCGAAGAGTGCTTTGACCCCAGCCGCTACACCGCCATCCATGCGTCCCACGTGGCACGCCAGGCCGCGTTGGAACCCGTAGGCCAATGGCTGCGGCCTTGGTACTTTCCTAAGCCGGGCGAGGACCTGCACGCCGCCGTCAACCGCGAGTGCTTGGCCGCACGCAATGGCGTGGGGGTGATGGATGCATCCACTCTGGGCAAGATTCAAATCGACGGCCCGGATGCCCGCGAGTTTCTCAACCGCATCTACTCCAATGCCTGGAGCCAGCTGGCAGTCGGCAAATGCCGCTATGGCCTGATGCTGGACGAGAACGGCATGGTGATGGACGACGGCGTGACCGCCTGTATCGAAGCCAACCAGTTTTACATGACCACCACCACCGGCGGTGCAGCACGCGTGCTGAACTGGCTGGAGCGCTGGCACCAGACCGAATGGCCCGAGCTCAAGGTGTGGATGACCTCGGTGACCGACCACTGGTCCACCATCGCACTGGTCGGTCCCAAAGCCCGCGCAGTGCTGTCCAAGCTGTGTACAGACATTGACCTCTCCGCCGAGAACTTCAAGTTCATGGACTGGCGTGGCGGCACCGTGGCGGGCTTGCCAGCCCGCGTGTTTCGCGTGAGCTTCTCTGGCGAGCTGTCATACGAACTCAATGTGGAGTCTGGCTTTGGCCACGCCCTGTGGGAAGCTGTGATGGCAGCGGGCGCGGAGTTCGACATCACCCCCTACGGCACTGAAACTATGCACGTATTGCGTGCAGAAAAAGGCTTCATCATCGTCGGCCAGGACACCGATGGCTCCATGAGCCCGCTGGACCTGGACATGGCGTGGGCCGTCGGTATGAAGAAGCCCTTCAGCTTCTTGGGCAAGCGCTCCTTGTCCCGCAGCGACACCGCCCGCGAGGGGCGCAAGCAACTGGTCGGCTTGCTGCCGGTAGATCCCAACGCGGTGTTGATTGAAGGCGCGCAAATCATGGAAAGCGCGGTGGCACAGCCCCATGGCAACAACCAGATGCTGGGCCATGTGACTTCCAGCTACCACAGCGCCTTCTTAGGCCGCTCTATCGCCATGGCAGTGGTGGCGGGCGGCTTGCAACGCAAAGACCAAATATTGCATGTCCATGCGCACGGCCAAGTCACACCGGTCAAGGTGTCAGGCAGTGTGTTTGTGGATGAGAAAGGTGATCGTCAAAATGTCTAA
- a CDS encoding sarcosine oxidase subunit gamma, which produces MSKTLDSLLESPLHAFGLAQRVATPTADNRVCAAELSHLGYLVLRGKPDDTSFMQGVSSVLGLALPTQATHIASSASAAVLWVSPDEWLLVCPRSQRDAVLAALTEALRGVFAQVVDNSGGLTTVRLSGPDHLLLLRQLSPFDFESLALGRCASTVASKAGLTVVRTDEAGVLLVFRRSFADYIWRLIERTARPYQLCITAPGYQADPVFAPLFEAI; this is translated from the coding sequence ATGTCTAAGACCCTAGATTCCCTGCTGGAGTCTCCGCTGCATGCCTTTGGTTTAGCGCAGCGTGTGGCCACGCCCACCGCTGACAACCGCGTGTGCGCAGCAGAACTGTCGCATTTGGGCTATTTGGTGCTGCGCGGCAAGCCGGACGACACTTCGTTTATGCAAGGCGTCAGCTCGGTCTTGGGTTTGGCGCTGCCAACCCAAGCCACGCACATCGCGTCATCTGCGAGCGCTGCGGTGCTCTGGGTGTCGCCCGACGAATGGCTGCTGGTCTGCCCGCGCAGCCAGCGCGACGCAGTGCTGGCTGCGTTGACCGAAGCACTGCGCGGTGTGTTCGCCCAGGTAGTGGACAACAGCGGAGGGCTCACCACCGTGCGTTTGAGTGGCCCCGACCATTTGCTGCTACTGCGCCAACTCAGCCCCTTTGATTTTGAGAGTTTGGCCTTAGGCCGCTGCGCGAGCACCGTGGCATCCAAGGCAGGCCTGACCGTGGTGCGCACCGATGAGGCTGGCGTACTGCTGGTGTTTAGGCGCAGCTTTGCGGACTACATCTGGCGCTTGATCGAGCGCACGGCCCGCCCCTACCAGCTGTGCATCACGGCCCCTGGCTACCAGGCCGACCCCGTGTTCGCCCCCCTTTTTGAAGCTATTTGA